GGCCGGATCGGCGCCGGTCGTCGCCACGCTGCCGGCGTCGCTGCTGCCCGGCTTCAGGTTGAAGCGTTCCCGCAGCGCCGTCAGGCCGGCGCTCACGCGCCAGGCGTCGCTCATCTGGTAGCTGCCCCAGGCTTCGATGCCCTTGGCCTGCCCTTCCATCAGGTTGCCGAACACGATGTTGCGGCCGTCGCTGCTGAGGTCCTGGGTGCGCAGGTGGTCATACAGGTTGCGGAAGGCCGTGACGGAATACGACATCCTCTGCCCGGCCTGGCCGCGATAGCCCAGCTCGAACACGCGCGCCACTTCCGAGCGCGTGCGCGGGCCGCCAGCCAGCAGGTAAGGCGGCGCGCCGGGGATGAAGGCGTCGACGTCCAGGCGCGACGGTGCGCGCACGGTGCGCGAGTAGCCGCCCCACAGCGAGTGTTCGGGCGACACGCGCCACGACAGGCGCAGGGTCGGCAGGAACTCGGTGCCGGTATACGGATTGCGCTCGTAGCGCGCGCCGGCCGTCAGGCGCAGGTTGTCGCGCAGTGTGATCTCGTCCTGGCCGAACAGGCTGGCCCAGGCCTGGCGGTCGCTGGCCGGCAGGAAAGCGACGAAAGGGCTGTTGCTGACGTGATCCCAGCTGTAGCGGTACTCGCCGCCCCACACGATGCTGTGCGCACCGAGGCGTGGGAGCGAGTGCTGGACCTGGATGTCGGCGAGATCGACCGCGTCCGTGAAGGTCGGCGGCACCTGGCGGTAGCGGTAGTCGTAATAGGCCTGGGCGCTGACGTTGCCGCCGCCGGCCAGGGCATGTTCCCAGCGCCCGGTCAGGTTGGCGCCGCGCGTGGTGATGTCGTCGATGCCGGCGCTGGCGCCCGGCGCGGAGATGAGTCCCGGCGCCGGCTGGCCCTGGGTGCCGCGCCAGGCATTGCCGTTCACGCTGAAGCGGTCGTCGCCGCGCTCCCAGTCGGAACGGAAGCCGATCTGGTCCTGCGTCCAGGCGTCGTCGATCGGCTTGCCGGAGGCGAGTTCGCTGCGCCCCAGGCCGAACACCTTGCCGTAGACGCGCCAGCTGTGCTCCGGGCCGCCCGCGCCATGGCGGAAGGCGGCCTGGGCGCCGTCCTGGTCGCCACGCACGACCAGCATGTCGCCGTGCGTGTCGGCGCTGTGGCGGGTAATGATGTTGATGACGCCGTTGACCGCGTTCACACCCCACAGCGTACCGCCCGGGCCGCTGATTACCTCGATGCGCTCGACGTCTTCCAGCATGACGTCGGGCTCGTCCCAGAACACCCCCGAGAACAGCGGCGAATACACGGAGCGGCCGTCGATCATCACCAGCAGCTTGTTGGCCGGGCTGTTGCTGGTGCCGTTCATGCCGCGTGCGGAGATGTAGTAGCCGGTGTTGGTGGCGCGCGCCACGTCCAGGTTGGGGGCCAGGCGCAGGGCTTCGGGCAGGCTGCGGCTGCCGGAACGGCGGATGTCGTCGGCCGTGATCACGAACACCGAGGCGGGTGCATCCTGCAGGCGCTCGGGCCGCTTGGACACCGAGGTGACTTCGATGTTCGCCAGTTCTTCGATCGACAGGTCGGCGAAATCCGTCTGGCGTTCGGCGCCCGTATGCTGGTCATCCGCGTGCGCGCAGGTGGCCAGAGCCATGCCCAGCAAAAGAACGGACAGGCGGGGCGCCGGGGGGACGCGGCAGGAAACGGGCACACTCATTGGTTATTAACGGAAATCATCATGTCGGACCATTATTATTGATAAATCGACTCGGGCAGCATTTTACCTTCGACCGGATGCTACAGGTTGCTCGAACGAAGCTTCGAGGACGAGTTCGCCCTTATTATCCCGCCAGCTGAACAATGTTATCCGTTTACCGGCCTTCCTTGCATAAGGTGGAACCGTTAAAGTAGCAGAATCAATACACCAGCTATTTGTTAAGATCTTGTTCCGACAAGAATGAATTCCGGAGAGACCATGCACGACCAGCAGCGGCAGCAGCAGGAACGCTACACCACGACCGCGATCGCGCTTCACTGGCTGATCGCGGTGCTGATCGTGGGCGCTTTCACGCTCGGGCTGGTGATGACGGACATCCCCGGCTTTTCGCCGACCAAGCTGCGCTACTACTCCTGGCACAAGTGGGCCGGCGTGACCGTCATGCTGCTGGCAGTCCTGCGCCTTCTGTGGCGCCTGAAGAACCGCCCACCGGCCCTGCCCGCCGCGATGCCGGCCTGGCAGAAAAGCGCCGCCCACGGCCTGCACCACCTGCTGTACCTGCTGATCTTCGCGGTGCCGATTTCGGGTTACCTGTACACCCTGGCGGCCGGCGTGCCGGTGGTGTATTTCGGCCTGTTCCAGCTGCCGGTGTTCTACGCCAAGAATCCGGCGCTGGCCGAGATTCTGAAGCCGGTGCACTACTGGCTGAACATGCTGCTCGCCGCACTGGTGGTCCTGCACGTGCTGGCCGCCCTCAAGCACCAGCTCATCGACCGTGACGGCACCATGCGCCGCATGCTGCCCGGCCGTTCCCTCTGAAGGAGAAAAAATGAAATTTACCCGTGCCAATGTCGGCCGTTCCCTGGCGGGCGTCCTTCTCGGCGTCGCGCTGATCGCGAACGCCGCCCCGCTCAAGACCGATGTCGCCCACAGCAGCGTCTCGGCCGTGTTCAAGCAGATGAACGTGCCGGTCGAGTCGAACTTCAAGCGCTTCAATGCGCAAATCGACTACGACCCCGCGCATCCCGAAAAAGCGACGGCGCGGGTCGACATCGATACCGCCAGCTTCGACATGGGCCAGGCCGACTACAACAAGGAAATCGCGAAGAAGGAATGGTTCAACTCGGCCCAGTTCCCGAAGGCGAGTTTCGTGTCGTCGTCG
This window of the Massilia sp. WG5 genome carries:
- a CDS encoding TonB-dependent siderophore receptor, with the translated sequence MALATCAHADDQHTGAERQTDFADLSIEELANIEVTSVSKRPERLQDAPASVFVITADDIRRSGSRSLPEALRLAPNLDVARATNTGYYISARGMNGTSNSPANKLLVMIDGRSVYSPLFSGVFWDEPDVMLEDVERIEVISGPGGTLWGVNAVNGVINIITRHSADTHGDMLVVRGDQDGAQAAFRHGAGGPEHSWRVYGKVFGLGRSELASGKPIDDAWTQDQIGFRSDWERGDDRFSVNGNAWRGTQGQPAPGLISAPGASAGIDDITTRGANLTGRWEHALAGGGNVSAQAYYDYRYRQVPPTFTDAVDLADIQVQHSLPRLGAHSIVWGGEYRYSWDHVSNSPFVAFLPASDRQAWASLFGQDEITLRDNLRLTAGARYERNPYTGTEFLPTLRLSWRVSPEHSLWGGYSRTVRAPSRLDVDAFIPGAPPYLLAGGPRTRSEVARVFELGYRGQAGQRMSYSVTAFRNLYDHLRTQDLSSDGRNIVFGNLMEGQAKGIEAWGSYQMSDAWRVSAGLTALRERFNLKPGSSDAGSVATTGADPAYTAQLRSNYAFDSTRELEVAVRRVGATGRPAVPGYSALDLRFGWRFTPGMELSVIGTNLNGGHREYGVEQFSSEVGRTLGLKLVWQR
- a CDS encoding cytochrome b, with protein sequence MHDQQRQQQERYTTTAIALHWLIAVLIVGAFTLGLVMTDIPGFSPTKLRYYSWHKWAGVTVMLLAVLRLLWRLKNRPPALPAAMPAWQKSAAHGLHHLLYLLIFAVPISGYLYTLAAGVPVVYFGLFQLPVFYAKNPALAEILKPVHYWLNMLLAALVVLHVLAALKHQLIDRDGTMRRMLPGRSL
- a CDS encoding YceI family protein: MKFTRANVGRSLAGVLLGVALIANAAPLKTDVAHSSVSAVFKQMNVPVESNFKRFNAQIDYDPAHPEKATARVDIDTASFDMGQADYNKEIAKKEWFNSAQFPKASFVSSSIKPAGAGKLNVTGKLSIKGKTLEVSFPLSVKPEGGKQVFEGQLPIKRLAFNVGEGEWQDTGMVADEVVIKFRVAAGQ